In Pseudomonas sp. MM213, a genomic segment contains:
- a CDS encoding GlxA family transcriptional regulator yields the protein MKGKNLRYLNDNPDEPVQLTRTGFLLLEHFSLPAFTQALDTIITANLLRPKLFSSRTFGLHDGEVISDLGLVIRPDARIDCSVVHDLDLLVICGGYRTELKASDELTSLLRAAADHGVSLAGLWNGAWFLGSAGLLDGYRCAIHPEHRPALAEVAKAAHVTSEPFVIDRDRLTASSPSGAFHMALDWIKSLHDKALVEGIEDILAFEESRYRRIKPTENVCVSAPLREVVKLMDANLEEPLELEQLAVYAGRSRRQLERLFKEQLGTTPQRYYMELRITEARRLLQHTELSQVDVLVACGFVSPSHFSKCYSSYFGYRPSKEKRLVK from the coding sequence ATGAAGGGGAAAAATCTTCGCTATCTGAACGACAACCCCGACGAGCCTGTTCAACTGACACGGACAGGCTTTTTGCTGCTCGAACATTTTTCGCTGCCGGCATTTACGCAGGCACTGGATACGATCATCACGGCGAATCTGCTACGGCCAAAACTGTTCTCGTCGCGCACGTTCGGCTTGCACGACGGGGAGGTCATCAGCGATCTGGGGCTGGTCATCCGGCCGGATGCGCGCATTGATTGCTCCGTCGTGCACGACCTCGATCTGTTGGTCATTTGCGGTGGCTACAGGACCGAGCTGAAGGCCTCTGACGAGTTGACCAGTCTGTTGAGAGCGGCCGCCGACCATGGCGTGAGCCTGGCCGGATTGTGGAATGGCGCCTGGTTCCTCGGGAGTGCCGGCTTGCTCGACGGCTATCGCTGCGCGATTCATCCCGAACATCGCCCCGCGCTCGCGGAAGTGGCGAAAGCGGCGCATGTCACCAGCGAGCCTTTTGTCATTGATCGAGACCGGCTCACGGCGTCCAGTCCTTCGGGCGCGTTCCACATGGCGCTGGACTGGATCAAGAGCTTGCACGACAAGGCTCTTGTCGAAGGGATCGAGGACATCCTCGCGTTCGAAGAGTCGCGTTACCGGCGGATCAAACCGACGGAAAATGTCTGCGTGAGCGCACCCTTGCGCGAGGTGGTGAAGCTGATGGACGCCAACCTCGAAGAGCCTCTGGAGTTGGAGCAGTTGGCCGTTTACGCAGGCCGTTCTCGCCGCCAACTCGAGCGTCTGTTCAAGGAGCAACTCGGCACCACGCCTCAGCGCTATTACATGGAATTGCGCATTACCGAAGCGCGGCGCCTGCTGCAGCACACGGAACTGTCCCAGGTGGATGTGCTGGTGGCCTGTGGTTTTGTGTCACCGAGTCATTTCAGCAAGTGCTACAGCTCGTATTTCGGGTACAGGCCATCGAAGGAAAAACGGCTGGTCAAATAA
- a CDS encoding quaternary amine ABC transporter ATP-binding protein yields MTTAKIDTNEVLIDCQSVWKIFGKAAPAAMNAVTQQGLTKTQILQNYGCVVGVSDVSLQVRRGEIFCIMGLSGSGKSTLIRLLNKLITPSSGKVLVKGKDLSSLTPAQLREVRARHIGMVFQSVALLPNRTVLENTAFGLEVQGVGKAERYKVAEQALAKVGLSEWSSRYPTELSGGMQQRVGLARAITADPEVILMDEPFSALDPLIRRQLQDEFRQLTKELGKSAVFITHDLDEAIRIGDRIAIMKDGVIIQVGTAEEIVLNPADDYVAEFVAGISRLHLVKAHSVMTPVEPFKVANPGCDISRLSKTSLGADINELIGLTMKSERDALAVIDNGVVVGIITPRDLLRGVQGIPNEFSASTADTVLEAST; encoded by the coding sequence ATGACAACGGCCAAAATAGACACTAACGAAGTGCTGATAGATTGCCAGTCAGTCTGGAAAATCTTCGGGAAAGCCGCACCGGCAGCGATGAACGCTGTCACTCAGCAAGGGCTGACCAAGACTCAGATCCTGCAAAACTACGGCTGTGTGGTCGGGGTCTCCGACGTCAGCCTCCAGGTTCGAAGAGGCGAAATCTTCTGCATCATGGGCTTGTCCGGCAGTGGCAAATCCACCTTGATCAGGCTCCTCAACAAACTGATCACACCGAGCTCAGGCAAAGTGCTGGTCAAAGGCAAGGACCTGTCTTCCCTGACACCGGCGCAGCTTCGAGAGGTGAGGGCGCGTCACATCGGCATGGTCTTCCAGAGTGTGGCGTTGTTGCCCAATCGAACGGTGCTGGAGAACACGGCATTCGGCCTGGAAGTGCAGGGCGTCGGCAAGGCTGAGCGGTACAAAGTGGCCGAGCAGGCACTGGCCAAAGTGGGGCTGAGCGAATGGTCATCGCGTTACCCCACGGAGTTGTCTGGCGGCATGCAGCAACGTGTCGGCCTGGCCCGTGCGATTACCGCCGACCCTGAAGTGATTTTGATGGATGAACCGTTCAGTGCGCTTGATCCATTGATTCGCCGGCAGTTGCAGGACGAGTTTCGCCAGCTGACCAAGGAGCTTGGCAAGTCCGCGGTCTTCATCACTCACGACCTGGACGAGGCCATCCGCATTGGTGATCGCATCGCGATCATGAAGGATGGCGTGATCATCCAGGTCGGCACCGCCGAGGAAATCGTGCTTAACCCAGCGGACGATTATGTCGCGGAATTTGTGGCAGGTATCTCCCGGCTGCACTTGGTCAAGGCTCACTCGGTCATGACGCCGGTCGAGCCTTTCAAGGTCGCAAACCCGGGATGCGACATTTCCAGGCTGAGCAAGACTTCGCTGGGCGCAGACATCAACGAACTGATCGGATTGACGATGAAGTCCGAGCGCGACGCGCTGGCAGTCATCGACAACGGCGTGGTGGTGGGCATCATTACGCCGCGCGATCTGCTTCGCGGCGTTCAGGGCATTCCGAATGAATTCTCGGCCTCAACAGCCGACACCGTTCTGGAGGCATCGACATGA
- a CDS encoding LysR substrate-binding domain-containing protein: protein MKLIQLRAFCSVVDMGSFRSAARTLEAAQSTLTESIQSLERELGATLLVRSNQGISLTLAGKVFLTRARSIILDCDRAVQDVRQCNGAPEGQIALGVTTEPLAACLMPVFNSFTRRFPNVQLHVAGGQTKKLIEMIRAGRLDFVMCPLSADVCDIDLQIERLYRSKASVIARKGHPLAEARSVRDLADCQWISVRPAGIAGSAEKQLIELFKAQGLPPPKIAITTESLLEILHIISETDYLTIEPGMLAGMKLFSSSLTSISIREPLESCEVCLISRRVSPFTQVTQELTSMLISYSRLRHRAKG, encoded by the coding sequence ATGAAACTGATCCAGCTTCGGGCGTTCTGCTCAGTGGTCGACATGGGCAGTTTTCGTTCGGCGGCGCGAACGCTGGAAGCGGCTCAAAGCACCTTGACCGAGTCGATTCAAAGTCTGGAAAGAGAACTGGGGGCCACCTTGTTGGTGCGCTCCAATCAAGGCATCAGCCTGACCCTGGCCGGCAAGGTTTTCCTGACCAGGGCACGCTCGATCATTCTGGATTGTGATCGCGCAGTACAGGACGTCCGACAATGCAACGGTGCGCCCGAAGGTCAGATCGCATTGGGTGTCACGACGGAACCCTTGGCTGCGTGCCTGATGCCGGTCTTCAACAGTTTTACCCGCCGATTTCCAAACGTGCAGTTGCACGTCGCCGGTGGCCAGACGAAGAAGTTGATCGAAATGATTCGCGCGGGCCGGCTCGACTTTGTGATGTGTCCACTGAGTGCCGACGTTTGCGATATCGACTTGCAGATTGAGCGGCTTTACCGCTCGAAAGCCAGCGTCATTGCGCGCAAGGGGCATCCCCTGGCGGAGGCTCGCTCAGTGCGCGACCTCGCCGACTGCCAGTGGATCAGCGTCCGCCCGGCGGGGATTGCCGGTAGCGCGGAGAAGCAACTGATCGAGCTGTTCAAAGCCCAAGGCTTGCCGCCCCCGAAGATCGCGATCACGACCGAGTCGCTGCTGGAAATCCTGCACATCATCTCCGAGACGGACTACCTGACCATTGAGCCCGGCATGCTTGCCGGCATGAAGCTGTTTTCCTCGTCGCTGACCAGCATTTCGATCCGCGAGCCGCTGGAGTCGTGCGAGGTGTGCCTGATCAGCCGTCGAGTGTCACCCTTCACCCAAGTGACACAAGAACTGACCAGCATGCTGATTTCGTACTCACGCTTGCGTCACCGAGCCAAGGGGTGA
- a CDS encoding 4-hydroxyproline epimerase, translated as MRRSFFCVDSHACGNPVRVVTGGGPLLPSVSMAERREIFVRDHDWVRTALMFEPRGHDIMSGVIIYPSNRDDCDFGALFIEVSGCLPMCGAGTIGLSTVVIEEGLVTPREPGRLAIETPAGRVDVDYVMSGEYVDSIRLFNVASYLHSADVVVEVPGVGTFTVDIAYGGNFYAVVEPQESWAGLTGMTTADIVSLSRKLRSALAGVCDPVHPENSRISGVHHVIWCDDEHGTAADGRSAVFYGDKAIDRSPGGTGTSARMAQLVGKGRLHVGETFRNESLIGTIFEGKVESAVKVGPFDGIRPSIGGWAQITGHNTIFVDDKDPLRHGFQLA; from the coding sequence ATGAGACGTAGCTTTTTTTGTGTCGACTCCCATGCGTGCGGGAACCCGGTGCGGGTCGTGACCGGCGGCGGGCCTCTGCTGCCGTCCGTTTCGATGGCCGAACGCCGTGAGATTTTCGTGCGTGACCATGACTGGGTTCGCACCGCGCTGATGTTCGAACCCCGTGGGCACGACATCATGTCCGGCGTGATCATCTACCCGTCGAACCGCGACGATTGCGATTTTGGTGCGTTGTTCATCGAAGTCAGCGGCTGCCTGCCAATGTGCGGGGCGGGTACGATCGGCTTGTCCACCGTGGTGATCGAAGAGGGGTTGGTCACGCCGCGCGAGCCGGGCCGGCTGGCCATCGAAACACCGGCCGGGCGCGTCGATGTCGACTACGTCATGAGCGGCGAATACGTGGACTCGATCCGACTGTTCAACGTGGCCAGCTACCTGCACAGCGCCGACGTGGTGGTCGAGGTGCCGGGCGTTGGAACCTTCACCGTCGACATTGCCTATGGCGGCAATTTCTATGCAGTGGTTGAACCACAAGAAAGTTGGGCCGGCCTGACGGGGATGACGACCGCAGACATCGTCAGCCTGAGTCGGAAACTTCGCTCGGCATTGGCAGGCGTGTGTGATCCCGTGCATCCCGAAAACAGCCGGATCAGCGGCGTTCACCATGTCATCTGGTGCGACGACGAACACGGCACCGCCGCCGATGGCCGCAGTGCGGTGTTCTACGGCGACAAGGCGATTGACCGCTCTCCCGGCGGCACCGGGACGTCGGCGCGGATGGCGCAGCTGGTGGGGAAGGGCCGGTTGCACGTGGGCGAGACATTCCGCAATGAGAGCCTGATCGGCACGATCTTCGAAGGCAAAGTCGAGTCTGCGGTGAAAGTCGGCCCATTCGACGGCATTCGCCCCAGCATCGGTGGCTGGGCGCAGATTACCGGGCACAACACCATTTTTGTCGATGACAAGGACCCGCTTCGTCATGGCTTTCAGTTGGCGTGA
- a CDS encoding ABC transporter permease, whose product MSASELQFSPGEFLAPAVDWLNANLHGVFKGISQVIEAVLGAVESALLAPHPYLFIAIVVVGAFFFANKRVAVFAALMLAFCLFAGLWAASMQTIALVSVAVLISVAIAFPLGVLAARVKRVDEAFLPILNIMQTVPPWVYLIPAVMLFSLGRVPAIIATIVYGIPPMLRLTTLAFKQLPKDLLELGQASGASPRDILFKIELPTAAPTLLVGLNQCILMSLAMVVLAGLVGAGGLGAEVTRGLSRMEMGLGLRAGLAIVAVALLLDRLTRGALQRHSPRALL is encoded by the coding sequence ATGAGTGCCTCAGAACTGCAATTTTCCCCGGGCGAATTCCTGGCGCCCGCAGTCGATTGGCTGAACGCCAATCTGCACGGTGTGTTCAAAGGCATCAGCCAAGTCATCGAGGCGGTGCTGGGCGCGGTGGAGTCCGCGTTGCTGGCGCCGCATCCTTATCTGTTCATCGCCATCGTCGTGGTCGGCGCGTTCTTTTTCGCCAACAAACGCGTCGCGGTGTTTGCCGCCTTGATGTTGGCGTTTTGCCTGTTCGCCGGCCTTTGGGCGGCCTCCATGCAAACCATCGCGCTGGTCTCGGTGGCGGTGTTGATCTCGGTGGCCATCGCCTTTCCGCTCGGTGTATTGGCGGCACGGGTAAAACGCGTGGATGAAGCCTTCCTGCCGATCCTCAACATCATGCAAACCGTGCCACCGTGGGTTTACCTGATTCCCGCCGTGATGCTGTTCAGCCTCGGGCGAGTGCCGGCGATTATCGCGACCATCGTCTACGGCATTCCGCCGATGCTCAGGCTGACCACCCTGGCGTTCAAACAGTTGCCGAAAGACCTGCTGGAACTGGGCCAGGCGTCCGGCGCTTCACCCCGGGACATTCTGTTCAAGATCGAACTGCCGACCGCCGCGCCGACGCTGTTGGTCGGGCTCAACCAATGCATCCTCATGTCCCTGGCAATGGTGGTGTTGGCGGGCCTGGTCGGTGCCGGTGGACTCGGTGCAGAAGTGACGCGAGGTCTTTCCAGAATGGAGATGGGCCTGGGGCTGCGCGCCGGTCTGGCGATCGTCGCGGTGGCTCTGTTGCTGGACCGGCTGACACGCGGCGCGTTGCAGCGTCACTCCCCACGCGCACTTCTTTGA
- a CDS encoding NAD(P)/FAD-dependent oxidoreductase, which produces MSTHTIKRLPVDTGVSGWEAISVRTAPVRLLDGNVTADWLIIGAGFAGLSAARRLAQLHPGCRIAVVDAHEIAKGPAGRNSGFMIDVPHSLSSGEYSVGGESATALEIAQNRFAIAFAADAAREYGMSAQTFDPSGKINAAATERGTKLNDNYAKSLKGIGERFEVLDAAQMRDITGSTYYHNGLYTPGAVMIQPAQYIRDLANGLDRQIELYERSPIVELSRAGVGWKAKSHRGSVSAPKVILAVNGHIEDFGHFQGRLLHVFTYASMTAAYSHDEFSRPVTGKDRWALLPADPMGATVRKITSNGLSRIVIRTKFTYDPSIQVTPMRVAAVAEEQRHSLDARFPELKSTPLEFSWAGRLCLSRNSAPAFGEIEENLYSACCENGLGTVKSTLAGVMAAELASGHHSQVLQSFSQLPGPSRLPPKILTMLGVNSVIRWQALRAGREG; this is translated from the coding sequence ATGAGCACCCATACCATCAAGCGCCTTCCGGTAGACACCGGGGTTTCAGGTTGGGAGGCAATTTCCGTACGCACTGCGCCTGTTCGCCTGCTTGATGGCAACGTCACGGCGGACTGGCTGATCATCGGTGCGGGTTTTGCCGGGCTGTCTGCGGCTCGCAGGCTGGCTCAACTGCATCCGGGCTGCCGCATCGCGGTGGTGGATGCCCATGAAATCGCCAAGGGGCCGGCGGGCAGGAACTCGGGGTTCATGATCGATGTGCCGCACAGCCTTTCATCCGGGGAGTATTCGGTGGGCGGTGAGTCGGCAACGGCACTAGAAATTGCCCAGAACCGTTTTGCCATTGCGTTTGCCGCCGACGCTGCTCGTGAATATGGCATGTCTGCGCAGACGTTCGACCCTTCCGGCAAGATCAACGCCGCCGCCACCGAGCGGGGGACGAAACTCAATGACAACTATGCCAAATCGTTAAAAGGCATTGGCGAGCGGTTTGAAGTACTGGACGCCGCGCAGATGCGAGACATCACCGGTTCCACTTATTACCACAACGGGCTGTATACGCCTGGTGCGGTGATGATTCAGCCAGCGCAATATATTCGGGATCTTGCAAACGGACTGGATCGGCAGATTGAACTGTATGAGCGTTCACCGATTGTGGAATTGTCCCGGGCGGGAGTTGGCTGGAAGGCGAAGTCTCATCGTGGTTCCGTTAGTGCGCCTAAAGTCATTCTTGCGGTCAATGGCCATATTGAAGACTTCGGTCACTTTCAAGGCCGGTTGCTGCATGTCTTTACTTACGCCTCAATGACGGCTGCTTATAGTCATGATGAGTTTTCAAGGCCGGTTACCGGTAAAGATCGTTGGGCCTTATTGCCAGCGGACCCGATGGGCGCGACAGTTCGCAAGATAACTTCGAATGGACTTTCGCGGATTGTTATCCGCACCAAGTTTACCTATGACCCGAGTATTCAAGTCACACCGATGCGTGTCGCGGCGGTGGCCGAAGAACAACGGCACTCTCTGGATGCGCGTTTCCCGGAGTTGAAATCGACGCCGCTGGAATTCAGCTGGGCAGGGCGGCTTTGCCTGAGTCGTAACAGCGCGCCCGCCTTTGGCGAAATCGAGGAAAACCTCTATTCCGCCTGCTGCGAAAACGGGCTGGGCACGGTTAAAAGCACATTGGCAGGCGTGATGGCTGCCGAGTTGGCCAGCGGTCACCATTCACAGGTTTTGCAAAGTTTCAGTCAACTGCCAGGGCCTAGCCGGCTTCCACCAAAGATATTGACGATGTTGGGTGTCAACTCGGTTATTCGCTGGCAGGCGCTCAGAGCAGGGCGAGAAGGCTGA
- a CDS encoding MFS transporter, producing the protein MNLNEPINAQRVGQSVGKYRWTICALLFFATTVNYLDRQVLSLLAPDLSTQFGWSNSDYANIASVFQFVYAISMLFAGRFVDKIGTKKAYIIAIAVWSTGAMMHAFSVPMGEGIAAVSSAFGLAVIPVSIAGFMLSRAVLAIGEAGNFPIAIKATAEYFPKKERSFATGIFNSGANVGAILAPICVPLIAALWGWEAAFIVIGMLGFVWVAVWIALYEKPENQKRLSAEELAFIRSDAQVIATPAPGVAEKKVSWFKLLTYRQTWAFAFGKFMTDGVWWFFLFWLPTYLSAQYGMKGAAIVLPLAVLYSMTMVGSIGGGWFPSYFMARGDAPYDGRMKAMLVIAFFPLLVLLAQPLGYISFWVPVILIGIGASAHQAWSCNIFTTVSDMFPQKSIASVVGIGGLAGGMGGVAMTKLGGWVFDYYKSINDIHTGYMIMFAICAVAYLVAWSVMKLLVPRHKEITDL; encoded by the coding sequence ATGAATCTGAACGAGCCCATCAATGCGCAACGTGTCGGCCAGTCCGTCGGCAAATATCGCTGGACGATCTGTGCACTGTTGTTCTTCGCCACCACCGTCAACTACCTCGACCGCCAGGTGCTCAGCCTGTTGGCGCCGGATCTGTCGACGCAATTTGGCTGGAGCAACAGCGACTACGCCAACATCGCTTCCGTTTTCCAGTTTGTGTACGCGATATCCATGCTGTTTGCCGGCCGTTTCGTCGACAAGATCGGCACCAAGAAGGCCTACATCATCGCGATCGCTGTCTGGTCGACCGGCGCCATGATGCATGCCTTTTCAGTGCCGATGGGCGAGGGCATCGCAGCGGTGAGCAGTGCGTTCGGCCTTGCGGTGATCCCGGTCTCTATCGCCGGTTTCATGCTGTCCCGCGCCGTGCTGGCGATAGGCGAGGCGGGTAACTTCCCGATCGCGATCAAGGCCACGGCCGAATACTTCCCGAAGAAGGAACGCTCCTTCGCCACCGGTATCTTCAACTCTGGTGCCAACGTGGGCGCGATCCTGGCGCCGATCTGCGTGCCGCTGATTGCCGCCCTGTGGGGTTGGGAAGCGGCGTTCATCGTGATCGGCATGCTGGGCTTTGTCTGGGTGGCCGTGTGGATTGCACTGTACGAAAAACCTGAAAATCAAAAACGCCTCTCGGCAGAGGAACTGGCCTTCATCCGCAGCGATGCGCAGGTGATTGCCACCCCGGCACCGGGCGTTGCCGAGAAAAAAGTCTCGTGGTTCAAGTTGCTGACCTACCGCCAGACCTGGGCGTTCGCCTTCGGCAAATTCATGACCGACGGTGTGTGGTGGTTCTTCCTGTTCTGGCTGCCAACCTACCTGTCGGCGCAGTACGGCATGAAGGGCGCGGCCATCGTCTTGCCTTTGGCCGTGCTGTACAGCATGACCATGGTCGGCAGTATCGGCGGCGGCTGGTTCCCGAGCTATTTCATGGCACGTGGCGATGCGCCGTATGACGGTCGGATGAAAGCCATGCTGGTCATCGCCTTCTTCCCGCTGCTGGTGTTGCTGGCTCAGCCATTGGGTTACATCAGCTTTTGGGTACCGGTGATATTGATCGGCATCGGGGCGTCGGCGCATCAGGCGTGGTCGTGCAACATCTTCACCACCGTGTCTGACATGTTCCCGCAAAAATCCATCGCGTCAGTGGTCGGCATTGGCGGTTTGGCCGGCGGCATGGGCGGTGTTGCGATGACGAAGCTTGGCGGTTGGGTGTTCGACTACTACAAATCGATCAACGATATTCACACCGGCTACATGATCATGTTCGCCATCTGTGCGGTGGCCTACCTGGTGGCGTGGAGCGTGATGAAACTGCTGGTACCGCGCCACAAGGAAATCACCGATCTGTAA
- a CDS encoding glycine betaine ABC transporter substrate-binding protein, translating into MKKIWKAVCAVAVAGVMCLPVHAEEKNITMGTMTWEDLTPITGITKKVLEDSGYTVKVVEFSEWGIAYAALSKGDVQVLASQTDYAANDYWNKNKNKIEKLSPVSFGLYQGLAVPSYVDIDSIDQLNANSEKLGGKIIGIEPGSGLMNDATNVVKAYDLKLKLVEGSTTAMTAALKSAVDRKEPVVVTVWDPSWMTKKFDLKFLKDPKGIFPPLQGYYWIGHKGFAESNPRARELMASVYVPIADITAMNAEVKDGKTMEQAIKGWTDSHSELLKRWENIKN; encoded by the coding sequence ATGAAAAAGATTTGGAAGGCAGTCTGCGCTGTCGCTGTGGCCGGCGTTATGTGTTTGCCAGTTCACGCCGAAGAAAAAAATATCACCATGGGTACTATGACGTGGGAGGACTTGACGCCAATTACAGGTATTACCAAGAAGGTGCTTGAAGACTCTGGTTATACCGTAAAAGTTGTAGAGTTCTCCGAGTGGGGCATCGCTTATGCGGCATTAAGCAAAGGTGATGTTCAAGTGCTGGCGTCGCAAACGGACTACGCGGCAAACGATTACTGGAACAAAAACAAGAACAAAATCGAGAAACTCTCGCCGGTTTCGTTTGGCCTCTACCAAGGGCTTGCGGTACCGAGTTATGTCGACATCGATTCCATCGACCAGTTGAACGCCAATTCGGAAAAACTGGGCGGCAAGATCATCGGCATCGAACCGGGTTCTGGCCTGATGAACGATGCGACCAATGTGGTTAAAGCCTATGACCTCAAGCTGAAACTGGTGGAAGGCAGTACCACGGCAATGACGGCGGCGTTGAAGTCGGCAGTCGACCGTAAAGAGCCAGTAGTCGTCACCGTTTGGGATCCGTCCTGGATGACCAAGAAATTCGATCTCAAATTCCTGAAAGATCCAAAAGGCATTTTCCCGCCGCTGCAAGGCTACTACTGGATCGGCCACAAAGGCTTCGCTGAAAGCAATCCGCGTGCGCGTGAACTGATGGCGAGCGTCTACGTGCCAATCGCCGACATCACCGCGATGAACGCCGAAGTCAAAGATGGCAAAACCATGGAACAGGCCATCAAGGGCTGGACCGATAGCCACAGCGAGCTGCTCAAGCGCTGGGAAAATATCAAGAACTGA
- a CDS encoding ABC transporter permease produces MSIPDFSDQFDTTIDSSLEWLSDHGEFLFDGVNALLTGVYKSVLWCIAYPPYYLVALAIALIGWRVVGARFAILAGLALVFCDVIGLWPETVSTLALVLTATVLALVVAIPLGVLAGLAPSVDRVVDPVLDLIQTMPPYIYLLPAIALLGYGPATALLATFIVAVPPAIRLTSLGIRMTPREFIELGDASGVTGWQMFFKIRLPFAKPSIMAGVNQSLMMAFGMVVIAGIVGSGGLGESIYGAVRTLDIAKSINAAIAIVILTMILDRLAQHAARSRMGESQ; encoded by the coding sequence ATGAGCATTCCGGACTTTTCCGATCAATTCGACACGACCATCGACTCGAGTCTGGAATGGCTCTCGGATCACGGCGAGTTTTTGTTCGACGGCGTCAATGCACTGCTGACGGGCGTCTACAAAAGTGTGCTCTGGTGCATTGCCTATCCACCGTATTACCTCGTCGCGCTGGCCATCGCCCTGATCGGATGGCGGGTGGTGGGCGCCCGGTTCGCGATTCTCGCGGGCCTCGCGCTGGTGTTCTGCGACGTGATCGGCTTGTGGCCAGAGACGGTCAGCACGCTTGCGCTGGTGCTGACGGCCACCGTACTGGCGCTGGTGGTCGCGATTCCATTGGGCGTGCTGGCCGGCCTCGCGCCGTCGGTTGATCGCGTGGTCGATCCGGTGCTGGACCTGATCCAGACCATGCCGCCCTACATCTACCTGTTGCCGGCCATCGCGCTGCTGGGCTACGGCCCGGCCACCGCACTGCTCGCCACTTTTATCGTGGCCGTGCCGCCGGCGATACGCCTGACATCCTTGGGGATTCGGATGACCCCGCGAGAGTTCATCGAGCTGGGCGATGCCAGTGGTGTCACTGGCTGGCAAATGTTTTTCAAGATTCGCCTGCCGTTCGCCAAGCCCAGCATCATGGCCGGGGTGAACCAGAGCTTGATGATGGCGTTCGGCATGGTGGTTATCGCCGGCATCGTCGGCTCCGGCGGGCTGGGTGAGTCGATCTACGGCGCCGTTCGCACACTGGATATCGCCAAGTCGATCAACGCGGCCATCGCCATCGTCATTCTGACCATGATCCTGGATCGGTTAGCGCAGCACGCTGCCCGCTCGCGGATGGGAGAAAGCCAATGA